The Ptychodera flava strain L36383 chromosome 7, AS_Pfla_20210202, whole genome shotgun sequence DNA window gaaaaactttcgcagatcgGCCTGTTTTGGGTGTTTGACACGACCCGCCATGATGCATAAACATGTGTTAATCGAcgcaaacaagaaatcgaccaattaagaatcagtttacattttgaaagtcactttttacggtaataaaatttgtttccgcgggtaccattggtcatcaaacagtggggccaatgcactacggagcattccattaaagtatggggtcggtaaggtttactgggatgtgttttacgtgttcagcagcttcgcgaGATATACACCATGTACACTAGCAACAGATATTTCTGCGTCCGAAGGGACGCgtagtttagtttttgaggggtcctgcgtccggttttatgcgtaaaggacgcagaaatgcgcgtcatgtaaaaccctgcagTGTAAATAATGACTTACTGTCATAGTGTTATAATGTCCATGCTACAAGAATAGACTATGTCTCATTAGATCACTACAATATCACTTTCATTTCTTTTAAGTTCTAAAAACTGAATGAATTCTGAGAAAGGTACACTAAATTTGATTAACTTACATATCAAACAAAAGTATACATTGTACTCCATAAAGTTCTATTTGAAGCAAGTATGTCATCAGATCCCTTCCCACCAAGTTTGACTGCAAGTGTTTCACCTTAGAGGAATGAAATTCCTCACACTATTGGCAGCTcttttgaacttgaatttctcaatttttagATGACACAACATTCAATGAGTTTCCACAAGATTTACCACTCAAGAGGGATTAAATTACTTTTCCATGTACATCATTTTctagtgttctccacagcttagAAAATCAGAGGGGcgaccaatttacataacaatgcataatttgcatattctgatgttgtgaaaatatattcttttgtgcagttattaacatatgaatagattgctcaaAAAACAGAGGGATAGCCCACCCCTAAAAATCCACTTGTGGAGAACCCTGATTTTCTGTACGTGTCTTTTAATTTGAGTAATCATTCAGAAGTACAAGTAATTCTTAAGAAAAATATCAACCTTTAACGGTGAATAAACAGAGGTATTTCTAACTCTTCCTTCATTTTCATTGATCTATTCATTGACTTGTtactgtatgtctgtatgtacacTCACTGTATGAATATTGTGATATGATGGAGAATTATTTCTGAGGAAAGAATCACATTTTTTCGTGTCACTTTTCTACATACGTTACATTAATCATAATCCTGGCATTAGTTCACCGTTTGACATGAGCAAAACTTTGAACGTACATGCAAAATCTGTAGGGGCGCTGTAATGTGGGATAGTTTTGTGGGACTTATCCATGATCGTTTGTGTTCATGAATCCGAACTTTGCAAAATGCCAAACGAAAGAAAAACAGTACTGTTACTTGTCGAatgtaaatgtaaagaatgaTCGTTCCATATATTGCAAGttgttaaaatatgtaaatacagaGTGTTGAAGTGCGAACTGACAACTGTAAGAAAGTGATAATGAACCTTGTGATTGTGACCCCGCAGCGTAACGCATGATAACCAATCCATACTCCAACAAGTGTCAGAAAAGCATTTTCTTGTAAATCGGAATAATTGGAGATCCATTACAACTGTAGGGGGAGCTCAATTGTACAGGATAAGAAGTTAACGAAGCCGAAAATATTTTTCCGGCAAAATACTTCCGACAAGCTGAGCGTTCCCTCGCGACCGTTTCAATcggaatgtaaacaataatgcaATGATCGGGTGTGTGTCCTATTATGAACGTCTACTCACCGGTACCGCCATACCCTCGACGGCCTGTAGAATAATACAGTAGCCGAAGACGGTGCATCCTGAACCTCATCGTTTCGTTCGCTTGCCAGAGGTAGCAAGCTGTTCTTGTTCATGAAATCTTTCCACCGTTTAGCAGGATCTCGTTCAGCCATCTTGAAAATTTCACGGTTGAGTTGACCGCGACGCTCTGGTTCTCCTGATCGGACAGCCCTCTCGAACCAAGCAAATGAAGAAAAGACTCCGGGATTTTGACTTCCAACGATCTGTGCACTGTCGCCGTTGTCTATGCATCCACAGAAATGAAATGATCGCTGTTTTCAGTTACGTAATTAGCTTACCGTTACGGCGTCTTCTACTTTTCTTACTTACAGGAGAAAATGCAAAACCAACACACTAACAACACACAGCTTTAGTATGGCTGCCTGCAGTGGATGACACGGTGACCGTCGGTTTTGTCGCGTTGTTGAGAGAAGCCGTTCAAAATCATGAGCAATCCGTCACCAACCCCAGAACGGGCTATATATGGTTTTGTGTTATATCTCGCATCTATTATTGGTTTTGGTATGTTGTTTTATATTTCCTAGTTACATTTTTCTCTACAAGTTGAAGCTGTACGTGTACGTAGTACACTTGAGATGAGTACAGTAACTgagtaagggagccgtcattacttATAGcgtggggggtcggaggaatctaaGGGGGGAGGGTCAATCAAAAAAATGGAAAGCTGCAAGGGGGGGTGCTCAAAAGTGGGGGACAAgaaggggggctactcaattttgttgatatgtactgaagcatttagtgatcttatgaattaatacaacaataatagtaacaaacagcaatatgtatgattgagatatgtatgttcacCCGgtaaatgtacacacacacacacacacacacacacacacacacacatatatatatatatatatatatatatatatatatatatatatatatatatatatatagatatagatagatatatatagtatatagatatatagatatatatatcataatacaggtgatttcaagtagaaactaaaatctcattacactatgtgtttcacgttattgtgatcttcagacgagaataatcagctattcgacgtggcaagtctttaatgttagaggctagtactgagtacatttttcagtatttcctgattaagattgatatacttgcctgaaaattcatgagaaacgtctgctttctatattctacattgtataggttaccgataggggaaaatgtgtaaagcaagctaattctgattctataaagtttaaaaccagtggaatgccttgacaacaaacccatcttttattgcaggaaaataataataaataataaatgtgaataaatgtatgtctgtcgctatttttttgttttcaaaaactataatcttcattgaaatcagtgaactagaatataagttttggaatactgtctcagatttctgttcctttgagttttttataagaaaaaaatctgaaaaaaatacgccccaagtgccaccaaataacaccattttaatctctatttttcgaAAGCTCccacggcaggaggggggacatccccctcctgacctcccctcattgcacagtcgcttgtggtgctttcacACCGTGACCACTTCTTTCACCTCTTGTAAATTAATCctacggagaacactgcatgtcatcagagcactatatacagacctgtacattaGCCCGTGTTACAGTAATGGAACCTCTTTccaacacagacctgtaccacagggtttaatcagggtctgtacagggcctgtcgcagcagcaatccattttactgtatagatatttaactttcccaatttctttttttttggggggtcactcaaaatttctgtagcagagaggggagttactactcaaacacgtcatggttggcaggggggggggttactcaaaattttggagtttctaaagcaattcctccgacccccccccaggccgttaataatgacggctccctaagtgTACTGTACTCGTCTCAAGTGTACTATGTACACTGCCTCGGGCACGCGACACGTCGCTTCGCGATCGGTACTTATTCACAGTAAAGAGAGCTGGTTCTTACTTTTCTGTGAATCAGTACCCATCATGAAGCGACGCGTCGCGTGCCTGTGGTACAGTATGCTGGTGTGTCAACAATCAGCCATTCCAAAAGGGACCGTATGCATTGAGGGGTTTCTAGACAACTGAACCCCAAGGTCAACTGGACCCTAGCTTCAGCCaagtaaaattgattttagaAAGCTGTGACAGGTGCTTTAGCATTTAATTAGCACAAGTGCTTTAGCATGCTTTAGCATTACTTAGTGGGGTCGTGGAGGTAATCTTACTATAGGGTCACCGgacaatttttaaaactgaaatctTTTTCCAAAATCTTGATGGcacctgttgaaagtgttggtataaagtccaaatctggaaaaataatttggctaattagcataatcaCAATTTTGCAGcctctggaaaatcaaagtttccaaattctttccctgagaatattgttttacatttccAAAGATCAACCAATATTTAAGTATGAATATATCACCCTGCCTGTTACAATGATTGGAAACAATGAATGTATATGATAGTCAGGTGTTAAAACTGGCAGATAGGGGTAGGAGAGGTCATATGTGAAACACTTAGTTGTGAGTTCCCTGTACCTCATAAAACTGCATATTTTGATTTCTCACACAAAATATTACCTAAAAAAAGCCACAGttctaagggaccgtctcagattgtcgcagaagttcaagaaacgaaatttcttcgtttagatcaaaaccccctcccccctccccctaaacgaaacttcaaaagtgcgaaatgttcatatctgcctgagagtacaatgttgcattttgctatagctactaaagacatattccccttgccacattacaattaaagtaaacgatcagatttgagtactaacagggcattttaccgcataaaagtttcattttattttactttccctttttgcatctcttgtgctgttctttgtctttgtgaacacgcaatttgtacttggtaggggcggtaaataagcaaAAAACTTTGACgaggggcccaggcatgttcaatcatattaaaacgactatgaccaggtgcataacaagtgagaataaagacatctagtggttagagcagacgcttataaatagcacattttttaaaaaatgatactttttgtctttgtataatttgatgaatgaaatgtttaggatacaatgttcctatcggtaaattgtgtttggggcacaaacgagatggaaacagttaaaAGTTTGTTGGCACGAgagtgcagtttttctttactttaaataaacacacgaaaacttgtgatcacaaaataaaagtgcgaaagtgaagttcactaattgaatggaggtcaaaccccctccccccctaaacgaataaatttcgctttttgaacttctgcgacaatctgagacggtccctaagtgAGTCATCATTTGTGCAAGTTGTCACTCATTTTAAACATTGGATAACAGTTTTGGATCATCaaccataaacttcaaaatttgcacagcaaTATTTAAAAGTTAGTCACAGATAGTAAGTCGGTAAAGATACCTTTTTCTATCTGTCAACAGGCCTTTACCTTATTTGGGCATATGTTCCTGAGAGTTGGCTGACATATGCTGGACTGACTTACTGGCCACAGAAGTAAGTAAACAAGTGACTTCATTTAcagcaaagaaaatattttcacagaaaGCAACTCATTCCACAGCTATTTCTCATTATCTGTTAGATAGATAtacagatatgaaaaaaattattccttCAAATACCAGTGTAAGTTTTACAACTTTTATGTAAACATCATCACACTGTTGTTTAAAGTACACCAATGCTAAAGGTGAACAGGTGTTATTGCATTATTGTCTAATAGTGTGCATCATAGCAAATCAGAGTCTACAGCTGACAAACAGCGAACACTTTCTATATGGATAAATGCTTCTTGTTATTTAGTAGACATGTGAATATCCTTATCTAAGTACAGTACATGCATCTTGCTGGCTTAAATGAAACCCAATAATAAGATCTGTTTTTAGCTGTTAATATCAGTGATAAGACTGATTATTTTAGTAGTCTCAACACATCCTATATGGGTTGAAAATCAAATCAACCTAATTTCATTAAATGGAGATTTTGTGAGACTTACAGGTAAATATTTCTATTCTTATTTTCTAGATATTGGGCATTGGCAGGTCCAACATATTTCACCATGGCACTGCTTTTTGCTTATATCTTCTACATTGGATATAACTTCACCATAACCCAACCACTTGACTCTATGAACACCATAACAGGTACGATGATCTATCACTTTTTCAGAATTATTTGAATTTCCATGAATACTACCCACATTCATCATTATTTAACATACAGAATTGTCTAATGTCGATCCTCACCAGTCTGCTATTctatatgtacagtacatgtaatatCCTCTAAATCATATCACTTAGTATCACTACTATTTCAAGGTTGTCCAGAGTTCAAGGTTGtccagagaattttgaaaaactaccGGTATTCAATTATTCTTTACTTTTTCCTACAAGCTGGCCATAATAATTACATTGACAAATTCACACACAGTGTTTGATTTCAGGATTCGGAATGAATCAGTCATATTATGAATACGAGGGCTCATGTTTTGCACAGTTGTACAATCAGACCACCGCTAGGCCGCTCAATCGCTTGTCCTGTACAAACATGTGTGGGTTGTGACAATTATTCAGattatgtgattttttttcagatgaacATGCTCGTCCCATAAATGGAGACTGCCAACCAGCCGGTGCCATTCCACAGATAGGAGATTTGTCAATCAGTGAAGTTAACCAGAGATTGTATTCATGACTGTGGTGTAACTAGACACATACTGCTATGTGGTTTGTGTGTGGACACCCTGCATAGCCATAGCTTGTTGCATAAAACCAGTAAACATCATCAAAGGTGTCCACTACTATTGAAGATGCCATGCACTAGCTGACTACTGAAATttaaattgtaaacatttggAACAGTTACAAGATAGCCCACGCTATCATGTCAGTCAAGACATTCATAACATCTTTGTAAGGTTAGGGATGATTGATATCACATGATCTGATCTAAAACAGGATGATACATTGACATTTCCTAGAAGTAACAGCTCTATAGGCTGAGGTATCTTTTGAATCTTTCATGATTAAATCTCAAACTTCAGTGTACCTTCATGCTTGAAGTTACCAGTGTTGCATGTGATAGGGTAGCTGCTGAGACAGATGAAGACAGCGTATTGTGAGAATACACCTGAAAAGCCATGAATAGTCTGTCCTGTTTCTCTAGTTAAAGAAAGTACAAGAATGAGATTGTAGTAATGATTCAAGATCAGTTCATCTGCAGTTGACAGTTATAGAAAAGTCAGACTTGAATTAAATATAGGGATTCAGTAATGAAGGCCAGGTCTGATTGGTGATTCAAATTCATTCAATTCTGTTTTCAATAACCTGGCAAAGTTCAAGCGTAGACAGTTGAGAAAGAGGATGGGAAGCTACCGCAAAGAACAAAAGAACTGTGAAGAAGCAACGAGCCATCTATTTTGGAATAATTAGAACGTGTGAATcgatttttgcataattatcagCTGGGTGatagcatagacagtagaggggggctcccctctactgtctatggttatcCTAAAGATTTATTTATTCCTAGATGCGACAAAGAAACAGTACATTCCTTCTGAATGGGATTATTCTCTGCTACGAAAAGGTGTGTTTAGGACACACTGAATGTAAGGCCTGCAAGCATATTTTGCGAGATTGTGCGACAGTTGGATGGTAATtggatttgtttatcaatgggTATGCAAATCCAGATAATTTATTccagcatattttgttttaaggAAATACCACAGCTTCCGGTCCtgtttctcgactgtctatggttcaaGTAAGTCTTCTTAACAACCAATCAGACTGGACTTGATTTATTTTAGCATATATATTGAGACACTGAATTCATTTTCCTGAATCAATGAGGCTGATAATCTACCAGTGAgcttgaaattgaaagtgagTACCATACGCTGTGATAGgtgttacaaatatgaaaagatCTGACATTGTACCATTTTGTTGCATACTGTTGCAATTTGGAATATGGATTTCACATCCATCAATGatcaatatatattataataaaagTATCAGCATAatttgtgtgtgttgtgtttcattattttggCCATGGCATTCTGAATTGCAAGAATGACTTCACTTTGTTAAAAGGATGCGGTCGTctgaactctgctcaaaggttgacAGGGACCCCAGTAAATACTGTATCGAGGCAGTAGAATAAGTTGGTGATCGATGAAAGTTACACATGTTTGTTAAtgatgaatatcgtaaaatttaaatgttgcactgaGATATGTTGAAGTAATGCATtcagatatcatgcatgaaatacattgtatgtaaaCAAAGTCGCACATGTGAAGTTCTTTGGACCGCCTCCCTTTAATGTTGGATGTCAAAGACATATAGGTAGAGAGAATCATGAGCATGTGTAAGATTTGAGTCCCATGTATTTGCTTACTGAGGTGTAAATATCATCACCATGGACACTTACAAGTGAAGAAATTTCGGAAAGCCTTCCTTACGGCCCCTCCTCAACCTGCTCCTCTTTTAATGCATACACAATTAATGCCAACCCTAAAGAGGACCCAGGCTTTCAAGGCTACATTTGATGTGCTTCCTCAGAGGAGTCTCAAGATTAGTGATTTCAGGTATGAGGGCGCCAAAAGGAAGTCATGCGCCGAAATTTCTGCTGGTTTCAACTGAAGAAGCTGCTATTTGAATCTGCTTGTACTGAAAAATCCGTCACTCAAGAGCGCTCTTTACGCTCCTTGATGAGAGCCCGTTTCTTGTGACATCTACATTAATTTTAAGAAATACAACAACACAAGttatgtttgttgaattttattgctcaacaacaacactaatataaacataaacaacaatacaaacaacaacaaccaggtTATTGGGTCCCCTGTGGTCAAACCAACGCTTGTCTACAACCATAGAGCTACAACATACGTCTAGTCTAGTATACTAcacctacgagtatggcgagagtgtccgactctagctgtggaaacgcagctatctgttggcggggtagcgtagGTCGCtgtgcgggtcatcaaaaggtcaaccccgccgtCCGACTCGCGACTTTGGGAAGCGGCGTAGCCAAGGCCGGACACTTCGTCATGATCAAGTCATACTTCTTCGCCAACGAAACCTGTCTCTCTTCTTATCCTCATTCTCTCCTCTCAAACTCCCCCCCTTCTCTGTAGTATTGGTCGTGCTCGTCTAGTCCCTCGCTGGAGTAGTTTTGCCTCCGGAGATTTTTGCCTTCGACGTATAGCCTGTCCTGAAGTGACTTGTTGTAAGATTCGATGTTTGAGGGCTCCTTGGTTTCTgtatgcgcatgcgtatttATGCCTATCAGCTGGTCATCCCATGACACAACTTGAACCCGAcgcagttcagttcagttcggtTCAGTTTAATGGAGTTCAGCCTTGTGAGGGATTAAGCATCAGAAGACACGGTCCTACCAAAGTCTTGTGCAGGTACGGAACTGTATGTCAATATTCCTCTTGAAGGCGTTTACATCTTTGGATAAAATGACTTCATCGGGCAAAGTACTGACGACACTTCGCCAGGAgatgaatataaataatgagTGTGCAAAGTTGTCTTCTGTAACTTGGCCGGTGTTCTGACCTCTAAACATGGTAGCTTTATAAATGTATTTGTCTAAGTTTACAGGGCTGCTGACCTTATTTTAAACTGTTGGCCATGCTAAATTTAAAGCTTGGGCTAGCAAGAAATAATATACAACATTTGCAGTTGAGAATTCAGGCCATTTCCAATCCTGTCAAAAGCAATGGGCACATATCTCACTTTTATATtggtaaaattgtttcaaaattcaCACTTCTCACTTGTTTGATGTAGGGGAGGGTAGAGTAGTCATTAGCATACATTGAATGTGATGCCATAATTGACAGAGCAGATAAAGAATAAGTGAGAAGCACCAAAGTTTAGTTCagttcacagtccctctatccatagagtagcctagaatcctattcgtccgcttgcctccgtacctccgacccactccgaggtacggaggcaagcggacgaataggattctaggctatcCATAGAGAGACTGTGTCCAATTCAAATTGCTGTCGCACAACAGAGGACTCGGACATATGATGGATGTGTCTGTCCCTTCCATTTCATGCATTGAAGTCACTTCAAATTTCCATTTGCACTCTTATTGAGTAAaagatatattatattatatcatgctaccatgcgccattctgattggacgagagctcattccaccgatgctaaaatactgttttagcactgacagcagtggtaaaacgggcccctaaaccagcattttcgaaaatttcccactcgctgcatttgaacgtacccatctaaaccatagaccctcgcgaaaaaccgaaacagtccgctttgtttcaaagaaagaataccgaattttgatacacagataaagtgtgggtctgtaactcacctcttggtgaaaataagttgggatcgatgataaAATACATCTCTAAGGCAGCACATTTGAGTGTGATGTAGACGAATTATTGCATTGAGGCGACAGCGCCCCGTGCACTTTTCTTGATATTGCGGGAATCGAGACGtgatatatcctaccgctctttaaaatgaagctagtattcgttcacacactaataaattgacacttcctcacagtaacggtatgtcagatattctttaccaaagtttgggctgcaacagaccagggtgtcctaacgatgtagatcaagaagttcaaaataacaatgggacgactcctggcgactgcgacaaaatttgacatcaaatgctgCGAACAAtatcagcgtccagctctcgctgcatCGGGCTACACACACTGTACAACTGTTCGTCACAATTGCAGTCATCGtacgtctggattatttcaaaactgcgtgtttttctgtaacttcactgtaccacctctgaatgtcgcgacggtcgacgtataccgtatacgcgtaagcggtacagaatgagacaaatctatttttagtatgccaaaaaaccaggactattgttcatatgtaaatttacgaaaaaattgttactttttcttttgatttgaactcttgacctgttttctgtgtctgcagcaggtaTTGTGTTCgcgttgcatgcgaataaaatgcaatgttgatgaacgtatgcgtatttatcgtacgatactgtgtgcgtgtacgtaatcccaacataaaaatgctcggtctcgggcgcagaatttccgacgatCGATCTCTCACACGtccattttctgcatttggggcttcAAGTGACGAAAATACTCaaacaagacaacaaagacacacaagttgatataatataatagcaataacccccttcgcaggagggtatacactcgattttggtacaattcgctccatatagcactcgcctatcggctcgtgctatatgtcgcgcattgtaccaaaatctcgtgtataccctcctgcggcgtgggttattgcttaatttaactctttgagctccaaagtctatttttgtcctctttatgaaataaaccccagtcaatttttatcagatttttgccaaattttgagataaaactGTACAGTAGCaagtgaaatgtgatgtccatttggtccaaaattatcaaaaaattacagaaaaattcataaaaattggtaaaattttgcagtaaaattttggcaggagaaaattacagtgctcaaaagGTTAACTGTTAAGAGCTCTGACAATAAGCCAAGTGCCTGTGGGCTGACCATCCTGCTACTTCAACAACTGTTGAGTTCCCCTGATTATCTGTGGTGTTCCATTGCATTTCTTTGCCATGACATCAGTATGATTGAAACAATAACATAGAGTTCTTCTATTTTGTCAGCAAATAACAACATTCATAGCATTGCTGACACGTATGAATTAGATATGGGCAGTTGCTGGCACATGTTATCGATGAAGCACAACCCCACATTTATGTATTTTCCTGCGTATTTGAGCATGGTCATTATACATGAGATGGTGTGTACTTACTGTTGttgattgtattttcatc harbors:
- the LOC139136608 gene encoding phosphatidylinositol N-acetylglucosaminyltransferase subunit P-like, with amino-acid sequence MSNPSPTPERAIYGFVLYLASIIGFGLYLIWAYVPESWLTYAGLTYWPQKYWALAGPTYFTMALLFAYIFYIGYNFTITQPLDSMNTITDEHARPINGDCQPAGAIPQIGDLSISEVNQRLYS